One segment of Setaria viridis chromosome 4, Setaria_viridis_v4.0, whole genome shotgun sequence DNA contains the following:
- the LOC117852738 gene encoding palmitoyl-acyl carrier protein thioesterase, chloroplastic, giving the protein MAASIAASAFFPGSPAPAPAAPKNGLGERPESLDVRGVAAKPGSSSNAVRAGKTRTHAAVPKVNGGGKSAVADGEHETVPSSVPRTFYNQLPDWSMLLAAITTIFLAAEKQWTLLDWKPKRPDMLIDTFGFGRIIHDGLMFRQNFSIRSYEIGADRTASIETLMNHLQETALNHVKTAGLLGDGFGSTPEMSKRNLFWVVSQMQAIVERYPCWGDTVEVDTWVSANGKNGMRRDWHIRDSITGNTILKATSKWVMMNKLTRKLARIPDEVRTEIEPYFFERSAIADEDNRKLPKLPEDKSATAAKYVRTGLTPRWADLDINQHVNNVKYIAWILESAPISILENHELASIVLDYKRECGRDSVLQSHTTVHTDCNSESGETTLHCEHLLSLESGPTMVKARTMWRPKGTKAQETVIPSSL; this is encoded by the exons AtggccgcctccatcgcggcCTCAGCCTTCTTCCCGGGgtcgccggcaccggcgccggccgcgcccaagAACGGCCTCGGGGAGCGCCCGGAGAGCCTGGACGTCCGCGGAGTCGCCGCGAAGCCGGGATCCTCGTCGAATGCCGTGAGGGCAGGCAAGACGCGCACACATGCAGCCGTCCCCAAGGTGAACGGCGGGGGCAAGTCTGCAGTGGCGGATGGGGAGCACGAGACCGTGCCCTCCTCTGTGCCGAGGACATTCTACAACCAGCTCCCGGACTGGAGCATGCTCCTTGCGGCCATCACGACCATCTTCTTGGCTGCCGAGAAGCAGTGGACGCTGCTTGACTGGAAGCCCAAGCGACCTGACATGCTCATTGATACGTTTGGCTTTGGCCGGATCATACATGATGGGCTCATGTTCAGGCAGAACTTCTCCATTAGGTCCTATGAGATTGGGGCGGATAGGACGGCATCTATAGAGACGCTGATGAACCATTTGCAG GAAACTGCACTTAATCATGTGAAGACTGCTGGGCTGCTAGGTGATGGATTCGGCTCCACACCAGAGATGAGTAAACGAAACTTGTTCTGGGTGGTTAGCCAAATGCAGGCCATTGTTGAGCGTTATCCATGCTG GGGTGATACTGTTGAAGTAGATACATGGGTTAGTGCTAATGGTAAAAATGGAATGCGTCGGGATTGGCATATACGTGATTCTATAACAGGCAACACGATACTGAAGGCAACAAG TAAATGGGTTATGATGAACAAGCTCACTAGGAAGCTTGCAAGAATTCCAGATGAAGTGCGGACTGAAATAGAACCCTACTTTTTTGAGCGATCCGCTATTGCCGATGAAGACAACCGCAAACTTCCAAAACTGCCAGAGGATAAAAGCGCTACTGCAGCCAAATATGTCCGTACAGGCCTGACT CCTCGGTGGGCTGATCTTGATATAAATCAGCATGTCAATAATGTTAAATACATTGCATGGATTCTTGAG AGTGCACCGATCTCCATTCTTGAGAACCATGAACTGGCGAGCATTGTGCTGGATTACAAAAGGGAGTGTGGCCGGGATAGTGTGCTGCAGTCACACACTACCGTGCACACTGATTGCAACAGCGAGTCTGGAGAAACAACCTTGCACTGTGAGCATCTGCTGAGCCTTGAATCAGGTCCGACCATGGTGAAAGCCCGGACCATGTGGAGGCCGAAGGGAACCAAGGCCCAAGAAACTGTGATTCCATCTTCATTGTGA